In Aedes albopictus strain Foshan chromosome 3, AalbF5, whole genome shotgun sequence, the genomic window GTTTGATTTGCAATCGTAACATATGCTATGAACTCAGTTTTACATTTGAGTACCCTCGCTGAGGGTTTAGCTAAATTCGAGGCTAAATTACCGAATGCAGTTACTACATGCAGGAAAGTGCATTTTTTTCTCTCAAAGTTGCGCACTACTTTCGAAGTTAGGTATTGTTCGTGTAGttgaaatcggaatttttgacacgcgaaaatcgatgtttctcctaaaccgtgtgtcggacgtacgtcgggcacagtgcgttgGATAgaaggccaggtccgctgtccagcgcactacgtccgacgttaggtttcacctatagattttgagaaaaatcgattgtcgggtgtgaggaaacttcgggtttcaaccgcgacgacaatacgacCCACGGAAAAATTCATATTTGCTGGTCGAAAACTCCCTGGTGCAGTCTCGAATTACCCTAACTTGATAAAAATCGATTATTCAATTTTTTTCGGTATCGACCAATGCTGCTTGAATTTAAATATTTCGCCTGAAACTGGCAGCCCTCCTGATTGAAATATTTCACTCGTTTTTGACAACTTCGTGCGAACAGCGATCAAAACACACCGAAAAAGTCGTGAATCATAACAAAAAAGACGTAAAATTTGATCAATCGTGCACAAAATTGCAATTTTTCCCTGTTTAATTGTCTGATATCATGCCCGTACAGTTCTGATTAATAGTGCGATCATACCGGTTGCAGCGCTGCACCGTGAGAATGAAGTTTCAATTCCTAACAATGTCGCGATTCGCGTCGTGGTTCCTGCTCTTCATCGCCACTTGGACCAACCATCTTCATCGGGTGGATGCAGGGGACATAGTGGACATTACGGATACCGTGTTCGGTTCAATGACCGACACGATCCCCGTCGCATATGGTGATTTCAATTCGGATGAGTTGTTCGATATGTTCGTTCTGCGAAACAATTTCCGCACGATTCAGATCCTGTTCGGAAGCGACGATAAGCCGCTGCTCCAGGCGGGGCCAAAGTGCGAGTACAAAAACTTTCACATCACTAGCGTCGTTCCGGGGGATTTCGATGGGGACGCTTACATGGATGTGATGTTCACCGTTCAGCGGGAAGGGGAGGACCAAGGGGTGTACATCAACTGGGGCGGGTCGGAATACATGAACTGCACCAAGGAGGATGAGGAACCGCTGATCGTGATGCGAGGTCAACCTTTGGCCCTGGATTACGATAAGGACTTTATCATTGATTTGTTTGGGATGGATACGAAAGGCGAGCGAAAATTTTGGATATTCAAGAAGCCAAAAGAAGGAAAGCGGAAACCTCCGGATACGTTCCCGATGGATGGTAAGCATGGTGCCTTGCTTAAGGTTCCTCATTCGCATGCCATCATTGATCTGGACAAGGACTTTACTGCGGATTTGCTACTCACCACTGAGAACAACTACGAAGTGTGGAAGGGAACGGAAACGGAGAAAGAGTTCTTCTATTCTCATAAAATCGACTTCCCTGTTGGCAATTACGATGCTCATATTGGCCAGTCGATCTTCCTGGACGCGGAATTGGACGGGAATCTACTGCAAATCGTGCCGATTTGCTTCAACAAGAACTGTATGAACTCCAGCATATTGGTCTACCACGGGAACCATTTCCATGATCTGCAGATTGATTTCAAGGATGACCACAATGATGTCTGGGGCTTCGTCGTTCCGGATCGGTCTAATTGGGCCACCCAGGTGATAACCCTCCGCGGTGGCGACTTCAATTTGGATGGATATCCAGATCTTCTGGCCACGCTTTCCAAGTCGTCCGGTCAGATGCAAACGTTTTTGCTGGAGAACGTGCCTTGCGAAAAGCTGGCCTGCAACCACATGAAGAGGACCTTTGTCGTGCGATGGAAGGCCCTCGCCCCGTTCACCAACGGAACCATCATGGGTTCGTTCTACGATTTCTACAACAACGGAATCTTGGACGTTATCTTCGTGGAAAAAGTGGGTAACACTACCCGTCCGGTGGCGTTCCGGAACTCGCTGGACTACGATGCCAACTTTGTGAAGGTCATCGTCTTGACGGGACTGACCAACCAACGGGGACCTAAGAAACTGACTCCCCTGGGGCGGAAGAAGAGAACATTCGGTAAGTTGTTAGAGACGGGTTCCCGAAAATTACTGGtaaaaggaattctggagaatgctACAGAATCATCGGCAATACGAAAATTGAAGAAATTGATGTAATATTTTCTTTCTTTAtgaaatagggtaaaaaatataatttggacatgtatgtaatttggacatgcacggcgatgtatatCTTGTTCcgtagagctaataaaagtagatacttctgaatatcgattattggatcaagtagaccctattctgatgagtaacgttgaaaatacgcttaacaattgagaatttacttcaaaattatcgaaaatgtaaattatttcattaaaacccctcaaatgcacaggtatgcaagacgacatacacttcatagtcacatacaatattcacctcaaaatcgttgaattaataattattgtaagaaatttaaaagcctcatTGCattgaaaaaagctcaataaagaagcattaagcagccaatctcttaacattcatctggaacgcttaaaataggtggtgtccaaaatacattacaagttttctactgtaaatatattttggtcatctgacgcactacgtggggatgctgtgcgattgcatacatggaggcgtattctgtgggtctggcgatatttcctcgattttaacaaaaactgtaatatttatcaaaataaatgcctgttaagcgaaaaaaattgattatttgtaagaaaatatttattaatgtatgctactttcatgatttagcagtattcatggctaaacatagagataattgccctgtccaaattatatatacctaagGGTGTCCATAACacatattcggtgtccaaaatgcaattcttgcaggcgtttggaaattgtgattttctcagcttaaaatgatTTCGTTAAGGTtattgtcaccaggaacgcaaagtacaatcatattataagcgtataagttactttgcaaaataatcaattgctttctaatgaAACTAGAGGACGATATTTCCaaagttgtcctcagcctgtccaaaatacatgaattaccctacttcCAAGAAtgattgaatgaatttcttattGTAATCTGATAAACTTATAAGTTGCCTGAGGATATTCATGTGAGGATTTCCATCAGAATCCGTGGCAGAGTACGTACAAGAATTTGctatttctatatggatttcctAATTCATTCTTTGTGTGATTTAATTGTACTTTGCATGTATAGGTTTTATTGAAATAGTTTATGCTGAACCCTAGATAAAGTTTCCGtagaatgtccgaagaaacttctgtagaaattcctcaaagaatgtcCATGTTAAAATTGCGAAATTATGTTTTACTCCTCCACGAATCAATTGCACCATTATCCCACTTCCAGGAACAAATCTTCCCGGACCACGCATCGAGTACAACACAACCACCCAGGATGGTGACCCACAGCACGGTGCTTCGGCGCAGCTACCACAATCCGCTTACTTTGCCCTGCACCTACCGTACACAACTTTCGGCCTGGGTCGAACACCGAACTTTGTCGATTCGCTTACCGTGGGACTGTCCAATCATTCTCGCACCTGGACACAACTGATTCCCAACTCGCAGATGATTGTCGTCCCCTGGCCTATCGACGAAACCGACAAGTGGAAGGCTCAGCTATTCGTCACCCCTAGCAAGCTGATCCTGATGAGTGTGGTGGCGTTGGGAGGCATTTGTTTGGTCATTCTACTGCTGATTCTGATACTGTACGCCAAGGAGAAACGTGAGG contains:
- the LOC109425997 gene encoding T-cell immunomodulatory protein gives rise to the protein MKFQFLTMSRFASWFLLFIATWTNHLHRVDAGDIVDITDTVFGSMTDTIPVAYGDFNSDELFDMFVLRNNFRTIQILFGSDDKPLLQAGPKCEYKNFHITSVVPGDFDGDAYMDVMFTVQREGEDQGVYINWGGSEYMNCTKEDEEPLIVMRGQPLALDYDKDFIIDLFGMDTKGERKFWIFKKPKEGKRKPPDTFPMDGKHGALLKVPHSHAIIDLDKDFTADLLLTTENNYEVWKGTETEKEFFYSHKIDFPVGNYDAHIGQSIFLDAELDGNLLQIVPICFNKNCMNSSILVYHGNHFHDLQIDFKDDHNDVWGFVVPDRSNWATQVITLRGGDFNLDGYPDLLATLSKSSGQMQTFLLENVPCEKLACNHMKRTFVVRWKALAPFTNGTIMGSFYDFYNNGILDVIFVEKVGNTTRPVAFRNSLDYDANFVKVIVLTGLTNQRGPKKLTPLGRKKRTFGTNLPGPRIEYNTTTQDGDPQHGASAQLPQSAYFALHLPYTTFGLGRTPNFVDSLTVGLSNHSRTWTQLIPNSQMIVVPWPIDETDKWKAQLFVTPSKLILMSVVALGGICLVILLLILILYAKEKREDRIQRSLEAHRFHFDAM